The Ornithinibacillus sp. 4-3 region AGCCAATCTCTATTTCGGGTCCTACCATATCCAGAGGTATCAACATAATCCACCCAATAAAATCTTTTTGCTTATCTTTTGTTTCTATTGTCCAATATCCCATTCCACTTGGATATTCTGCAGTAATTCTATCTTTTACAAATTTTTTATGTACTTCTTTATTCGCTAAAGAACCTGCTACTAGTTTTGCTAGCTCTGGAATGTATTTTATTACCTCTGGATCACTGTCCATCTCTACACATGCATCTAAATCCTCTAATGTTCTTTCTCGTAAGGTTAATCTATCTGTTTCAAAACTTTTTAACATTTATTATCCTCTCTCTATTTAATATTTTTACAATCTTCCCTGTTTTATTTAGATAAAATACCTAACAAGAGTCTGAATGCCAGCAACAGATACGCTGCTTGAATAAGAATAAACATACTTATTTCAATGAATGTTAATTTTCTCTCTTTCTTAATCTTGCTTAAAGTAATAAAGTAAAAAATGTTAGTAATTAATAGTAGAATCAATACTACACTATTTATGTTTTCTAAAAGATCCATAATTCACCCTGCCCCTTAATCGAACAATTTGCCTTTCATAAAAAGGATAACATATCTGAAATTAAACTTGAAAAACATCAAATTAAAATGGTGATTGGAATACAATTCTATTCATTGCCCTGACAGTCTCTGTTACACCTTAAAGGCAGGATTTGAAATCTCAAACTATCCACGAACCTTGAAAAAAAACTAAATTTGTGTATAAT contains the following coding sequences:
- a CDS encoding GNAT family N-acetyltransferase, whose product is MLKSFETDRLTLRERTLEDLDACVEMDSDPEVIKYIPELAKLVAGSLANKEVHKKFVKDRITAEYPSGMGYWTIETKDKQKDFIGWIMLIPLDMVGPEIEIGWRLKRQYWGKGYATEAAKVVLDYALDDLIIKEIVADIESANKGSIRIAEKLGFQILANDEGNGIERHIICRT